One genomic window of Fibrobacter sp. UWH6 includes the following:
- a CDS encoding response regulator yields MENSKSRLQQFRQIFFDEKIEIQTRLLNLILWAVLVGGFVISMFVLFFERDKYGLIILALLAVVCVGLVLSVKKHPQLAGVVVTGGANVIFFPLIYQNLGGLESGTILWFVLGLIFAFLTLRGALSYIVYVVGLVSLSACIFYFDVHPGLLAEMPADFRIRNMVISLAIVSAIFGTIFKYQDYAYRKQNRLLLDQEKKLRETMEDLKVASRAKSEFLANMSHEIRTPINGILGMNTMLLKECNDDNLKEYALNIQSASHTLLSIINSILDISKIESGKMEILLNNYELFSVLNDCYNMVVTKAEDKNLNFRLDVDENLPVGLLGDEVRIRQIINNLLSNAVKYTEQGFVKLTVGFEPLDCDTLEVGSKILLKIAVSDSGKGIKCEDQSKLFQMFQRIDEMKNRNVEGTGLGLNLSRKLVDMMDGEIHVISEYGSGSTFFVSIPQVVKNPDKMGNFSEKYRSLASKQELPKVHLEAAGKRILVVDDVKMNLKVVEGLLKDTGMQVDAVLSGRQALEMVQKNNYDMIFLDHMMPEMDGVETMRLMRSLPGNKNEKVPVVMLTANAIIGAREYYLKEGFSDYLSKPVREQELLFLIRKYLNHSDGNEKRVDGDSSAESSSASDLKEKKSTYEKICTLRELDAQSGLELCMNDESFYIEMLQEYLAGNKSEELEKFFVAADWKNYRIVVHALKSTSLTIGAKKLSEEAKALEMACSSGDVAFVKCNHGSMMKNYQVVIKKINEALGL; encoded by the coding sequence ATGGAGAATTCTAAGTCTCGGTTGCAACAGTTCAGGCAGATTTTTTTCGATGAAAAAATCGAGATTCAGACTCGTCTTCTGAATCTGATCCTCTGGGCTGTTCTGGTGGGTGGCTTTGTCATTTCGATGTTCGTGCTTTTTTTCGAAAGGGATAAGTACGGGCTTATTATTCTTGCTCTTCTTGCGGTTGTTTGCGTTGGACTTGTGCTGTCGGTAAAGAAGCATCCTCAGCTTGCGGGTGTTGTGGTGACTGGTGGCGCAAACGTTATTTTCTTTCCGTTGATTTATCAGAATTTGGGTGGTCTTGAGAGCGGTACGATTCTGTGGTTCGTGCTGGGACTTATTTTTGCCTTCCTTACGTTGCGTGGTGCGCTCAGCTATATCGTGTATGTGGTGGGGCTGGTGTCGCTCAGTGCCTGTATCTTTTACTTTGACGTACATCCTGGTCTGCTTGCAGAAATGCCTGCCGATTTTAGAATCAGGAATATGGTCATCTCGCTGGCCATTGTGTCTGCAATTTTCGGAACCATCTTTAAGTACCAGGATTACGCCTACAGAAAGCAGAACCGTTTGCTACTAGACCAGGAAAAGAAACTTCGCGAAACCATGGAAGACTTGAAGGTGGCGAGCCGCGCCAAGTCTGAATTCCTGGCGAACATGAGTCACGAAATTCGCACTCCTATCAACGGTATTCTGGGCATGAACACCATGCTGTTGAAGGAATGTAATGATGATAATTTAAAGGAGTATGCGCTGAACATTCAGAGTGCAAGCCATACTCTGCTTTCGATTATCAACTCTATCCTTGATATTTCAAAGATTGAATCCGGAAAAATGGAAATTCTGCTGAACAACTATGAGTTGTTCTCGGTTTTGAATGACTGCTATAACATGGTTGTGACGAAGGCCGAAGACAAGAACTTGAACTTCCGTCTGGATGTGGATGAAAATCTCCCGGTCGGACTTTTGGGTGATGAAGTTAGAATTCGTCAGATTATAAACAACCTGCTTTCTAACGCAGTGAAATACACCGAACAGGGATTTGTAAAGCTTACGGTTGGTTTTGAACCGTTGGATTGTGATACCTTGGAAGTTGGTTCCAAGATCCTGTTGAAAATCGCGGTAAGCGATTCGGGTAAGGGAATCAAGTGTGAAGACCAGAGCAAACTCTTCCAGATGTTCCAGCGCATTGACGAAATGAAGAATCGCAATGTGGAAGGTACCGGGCTCGGTTTGAATCTTTCTCGCAAGCTTGTTGATATGATGGATGGCGAAATTCACGTCATCAGTGAGTATGGCTCGGGCTCCACGTTCTTTGTCAGCATTCCTCAGGTTGTAAAGAATCCTGATAAGATGGGTAACTTCTCCGAGAAGTATCGTTCCCTGGCATCAAAGCAGGAACTGCCCAAGGTTCATCTGGAAGCGGCCGGCAAGCGCATTCTTGTGGTTGATGATGTCAAGATGAACCTGAAGGTCGTGGAGGGCTTGCTTAAGGATACTGGCATGCAGGTGGATGCCGTCTTGAGTGGTCGTCAGGCCCTGGAGATGGTCCAAAAGAATAATTACGACATGATTTTCCTGGATCACATGATGCCGGAAATGGATGGCGTGGAAACCATGCGTCTGATGCGGAGTCTTCCGGGAAATAAGAATGAAAAAGTCCCGGTAGTGATGCTTACCGCCAATGCGATTATCGGTGCCAGGGAATATTACCTTAAGGAAGGGTTTAGCGACTATCTGTCAAAGCCCGTTCGTGAGCAGGAACTGCTATTCCTGATTAGGAAATACCTGAATCATTCTGATGGAAACGAAAAAAGAGTAGATGGTGATTCCTCTGCTGAAAGCTCCAGCGCTTCCGACTTAAAGGAAAAGAAGTCTACTTACGAAAAGATTTGTACTCTTCGCGAACTTGATGCCCAGTCCGGCCTTGAACTGTGTATGAACGACGAAAGTTTCTACATCGAAATGCTGCAGGAATATCTTGCCGGAAACAAGAGCGAAGAACTGGAAAAGTTTTTCGTTGCGGCAGACTGGAAGAATTACAGGATTGTTGTGCACGCCCTGAAGAGCACTTCTCTTACCATCGGTGCAAAGAAATTGTCGGAAGAGGCCAAGGCTCTGGAAATGGCTTGCTCTTCTGGAGATGTTGCCTTCGTGAAATGTAATCACGGCTCGATGATGAAGAACTATCAGGTGGTGATAAAGAAGATCAATGAGGCTCTTGGTTTATGA